GTCCGGCAACCGCCGCTCGGGATCGGCGAGGCGGTTCAGGTCGCCTGCCCGCTCGCCGTCGGTGCCGCCGAACCGCTGGAAGCGTCGCTGCGTCGCCTCGATGTTCTCGATGCGCTGCTGCGCACTGCTGAGGCGCTCGAGCGCGCGGTTGATCGCGTCGGGGTCGTGCGGATAACCGGACGGCGCCAGCAGGCGGATGGTGTAGGACGCGGCGGGCTGGAAGGACATGGCGAAAGGTGTCGGGTCGTCAAACCTGCTTAGAGGGTCCGAACCGTCTCCGGTTCACGGCGTCGTGCGCGGCGAGCGTGCTTACGACGCGCCGGATTCGGCATCGCGGGCGAGCCGCGCTTCGCGCAGCGCGCGGCGGCGCTCGGCGAAGAACGACTTCAGCGCGGCGCCGCATTCGTCGGCGAGCACGCCGCCCGTCACTTCGGTATGGTGGTTGAGCTGCGGATTCGCGAACGCGTCGATCACGCTGCCGCACGCGCCCGTCTTCGGATCGGCGGCGCCAAAGACGACTCGCGCGATGCGCGCATGCATGATCGCCCCTGCGCACATCAGACACGGCTCGAGCGTCACGTACAGCTCGCAGCCGGGCATCCGGTAATTCTGCAGATGCTGCGCGGCCATGCGCAGCGCGGCCATTTCCGCATGGGCGGACGGATCGTGCCCGCCGATCGGATGGTTGAAGCCGCGTGCGATCACTTCGTCGCCGCGCACGAGCACCGCGCCGACCGGCACTTCGCCGGCCGCGCGCGCCTCTTCGGCGGCGGCCTGCGCGAGCCGCATGAAATGCAGGTCGCGCGCCGACACAGGCGTGGCTTCGGGAACAGGTGTATCGGTGGCCGGCTCGGCCGCCGGGGCGATTGCCGACTGGGCTGCGTCGTGCAGCTCGCCGGACGTCACATCGGCCCCGC
The DNA window shown above is from Burkholderia cepacia and carries:
- the tadA gene encoding tRNA adenosine(34) deaminase TadA → MTSGELHDAAQSAIAPAAEPATDTPVPEATPVSARDLHFMRLAQAAAEEARAAGEVPVGAVLVRGDEVIARGFNHPIGGHDPSAHAEMAALRMAAQHLQNYRMPGCELYVTLEPCLMCAGAIMHARIARVVFGAADPKTGACGSVIDAFANPQLNHHTEVTGGVLADECGAALKSFFAERRRALREARLARDAESGAS